A region of Diospyros lotus cultivar Yz01 chromosome 3, ASM1463336v1, whole genome shotgun sequence DNA encodes the following proteins:
- the LOC127796353 gene encoding protein RICE SALT SENSITIVE 3-like, with the protein MEEQLTPLAVTHLLQHTLRSLCIHENSQWVYAVFWRILPRNYPPPKWESQGGGAYDRSRGNRRNWILVWEDGFCNFAASTSEVTVGDCPSSSVYGNCEYQHFQGLQPELFFKMSHEIYNYGEGLIGKVAADHNHKWIYKEPNDEEINFLSSWQNSVDSHPRTWEAQFQSGIKTIALIAVREGVVQLGAFHKVIEDLSYVLLLRKKFGYIESIPGVLLPHPSSSAYPGGYSGGTAEAWPFQANLAPPPTEFYDHFNQQHQTMGIAPSMSSLEALLSKLPSVGPPSAPAAAYLEGQPQYVLANGRPMELLMGMEKVAKEEVDHEEEYSHEKDVGESSSSMSSRHLNFDYPHDMNVTRSRADNNGF; encoded by the exons ATGGAAGAACAACTCACCCCATTGGCTGTGACTCATCTGCTTCAGCACACCTTGAGAAGCTTGTGCATTCATGAAAACTCTCAGTGGGTTTATGCAGTCTTTTGGAGGATCTTGCCTAGAAATTATCCACCACCCAA ATGGGAAAGTCAAGGAGGAGGAGCCTATGACAGGTCAAGAGGAAACAGGAGGAACTG GATATTGGTTTGGGAAGATGGGTTTTGCAATTTTGCTGCATCAACATCAGAAGTCACTGTTGGGGATTGCCCTAGCTCCTCGGTTTACGGGAACTGTGAATATCAACATTTCCAAGGACTCCAGCCAGAGCTCTTCTTCAAGATGTCTCATGAAATCTATAACTATGGAGAAGG TTTGATCGGGAAAGTAGCTGCAGATCATAATCATAAGTGGATATACAAGGAACCAAATGATGAAGAGATCAACTTCTTATCTTCTTGGCAGAACTCAGTTGACTCG CATCCTAGAACTTGGGAAGCCCAGTTCCAGTCTGGTATTAag ACTATAGCCTTAATTGCAGTAAGGGAAGGTGTTGTTCAGTTGGGAGCTTTTCacaag GTGATTGAGGACCTGAGCTATGTGTTGTTACTAAGGAAGAAGTTCGGCTACATTGAGAGTATCCCTGGTGTGCTATTGCCACACCCATCATCATCAGCATACCCCGGCGGCTACAGCGGCGGGACGGCGGAAGCATGGCCATTTCAAGCCAATCTTGCACCTCCTCCCACAGAATTCTACGACCACTTCAACCAGCAGCACCAAACCATGGGAATAGCCCCTTCCATGAGCAGCCTTGAAGCCCTCCTCTCAAAGCTCCCATCGGTAGGGCCGCCGTCAGCACCAGCGGCGGCGTACTTGGAAGGTCAGCCTCAGTATGTGTTGGCAAACGGGAGGCCCATGGAGCTGCTGATGGGGATGGAAAAGGTGGCCAAGGAAGAAGTTGATCATGAGGAGGAGTATAGCCATGAGAAGGATGTGGGTGAGAGTAGCAGTTCAATGTCATCTAGGCACCTAAATTTTGATTATCCACATGATATGAATGTGACTAGAAGCAGAGCAGACAATAATGGATTTTAA